From Budorcas taxicolor isolate Tak-1 chromosome 19, Takin1.1, whole genome shotgun sequence, the proteins below share one genomic window:
- the DUSP14 gene encoding dual specificity protein phosphatase 14, with translation MSSRGHSTLPRTLMAPRMISEGDLGGIAQITSSLFLGRGSVASNRHLLQARGITCIVNATIEIPNFNWPQFEYVKVPLADMPHAPIGLYFDTVADKIHSVSRKHGATLVHCAAGVSRSATLCIAYLMKFHNVCLLEAYNWVKARRPVIRPNVGFWRQLIDYERQLYGKSTVKMVQTPYGIVPDVYEKESRHLMPYWGI, from the coding sequence ATGAGCTCCAGAGGTCACAGCACGCTCCCCCGGACTCTCATGGCCCCCCGGATGATTTCTGAGGGAGACCTAGGAGGCATTGCGCAGATCACCTCTTCGCTCTTCCTGGGCAGAGGCAGCGTAGCCTCCAACCGGCACCTCCTCCAGGCTCGTGGCATCACCTGCATTGTGAACGCTACCATTGAGATCCCCAATTTCAACTGGCCCCAGTTTGAATACGTTAAAGTGCCTCTGGCTGACATGCCTCATGCCCCCATTGGACTGTACTTTGACACCGTAGCCGATAAGATCCACAGCGTGAGCCGGAAACACGGGGCCACCCTGGTGCACTGTGCTGCGGGGGTCAGCCGCTCGGCCACGCTCTGCATCGCGTACCTGATGAAATTTCACAACGTGTGCCTGCTGGAGGCCTACAACTGGGTGAAAGCCCGGAGGCCCGTCATCAGGCCCAACGTCGGCTTCTGGAGGCAGCTGATAGACTACGAGCGCCAGCTTTATGGGAAGTCGACAGTTAAAATGGTACAGACACCGTACGGCATAGTGCCAGACGTTTACGAGAAGGAGTCCCGCCACCTGATGCCTTACTGGgggatctga